The following are from one region of the Oncorhynchus tshawytscha isolate Ot180627B linkage group LG24, Otsh_v2.0, whole genome shotgun sequence genome:
- the LOC121840691 gene encoding mucin-1-like isoform X3, with amino-acid sequence MFRSSNRLNPYRAVKRRRSSTSTNPDPGFQYQSQHQHQSRSRVPVPLPAPAPIQIPGSSPSTSTNPDPGFQYQSQHQSRSRVPVPAPIQIPGSSTSPSTSTNPDPGFQYQSQSQHQSRSRVPVPVPVPVPAPDEAQRREQTTDPDHDPEPAAAPVRGFCFFPVPATAPTPTRFPVSSPDTNCSSPPIKGHRQTGSHSTRPTTRPTTRPTTRPTTQEKTSKLKQVKSPFQQTIK; translated from the exons ATGTTCAGATCGTCTAACAGActaaacccatacagagctgtgaagCGGAGACG ATCCAGCACCAGCACCAATCCAGATCCCGGGTTCCAGTACCAGTCCCAGCACCAGCACCAATCCAGATCCCGGGTTCCAGTACCACTCCCAGCACCAGCACCAATCCAGATCCCGGGTTCCAGTCCCAGCACCAGCACCAATCCAGATCCCGGGTTCCAGTACCAGTCCCAGCACCAATCCAGATCCCGGGTTCCAGTCCCAGCACCAATCCAGATCCCGGGTTCCAGTACCAGTCCCAGCACCAGCACCAATCCAGATCCCGGGTTCCAGtaccagtcccagtcccagcaccAATCCAGATCCCGGGttccagtaccagtaccagtcccagtcccagcaccAGACGAGGCACAGAGGAGGGAGCAGACCACAG ACCCAGATCACGACCCAGAACCTGCAGCAGCCCCAGTTCGCGGTTTCTGTTTTTTCCCAGTCCCGGCCacagcaccaacaccaacacGGTTCCCAGTTTCCAGCCCAGACACCAACTGTTCTTCACCTCCAATAAAAGGACACAGACAGACCGGCAGCCACTCCACCAGACCAACCACCAGACCAACCACCAGACCAACCACCAGACCAACCACTCAAGAAAAAACTTCAAAACTCAAACAGGTGAAATCTCCTTTCCAACAAACAATCAAATGA
- the LOC121840691 gene encoding mucin-1-like isoform X1, giving the protein MIPSGSSGGIRQLIILVVIPSFLQIQHQHQSRSRVPVPVPAPAPIQIPGSSTTPSTSTNPDPGFQSQHQHQSRSRVPVPVPAPIQIPGSSPSTNPDPGFQYQSQHQHQSRSRVPVPVPVPAPIQIPGSSTSTSPSPSTRRGTEEGADHRPRSRPRTCSSPSSRFLFFPSPGHSTNTNTVPSFQPRHQLFFTSNKRTQTDRQPLHQTNHQTNHQTNHQTNHSRKNFKTQTGEISFPTNNQMKTD; this is encoded by the exons ATGATTCCATctgggtcatcaggagggatcagacAATTAATTATACTT gttgtcattCCTTCCTTTCTGCAGATCCAGCACCAGCACCAATCCAGATCCCGGGTTCCAGTACCAGTCCCAGCACCAGCACCAATCCAGATCCCGGGTTCCAGTACCACTCCCAGCACCAGCACCAATCCAGATCCCGGGTTCCAGTCCCAGCACCAGCACCAATCCAGATCCCGGGTTCCAGTACCAGTCCCAGCACCAATCCAGATCCCGGGTTCCAGTCCCAGCACCAATCCAGATCCCGGGTTCCAGTACCAGTCCCAGCACCAGCACCAATCCAGATCCCGGGTTCCAGtaccagtcccagtcccagcaccAATCCAGATCCCGGGttccagtaccagtaccagtcccagtcccagcaccAGACGAGGCACAGAGGAGGGAGCAGACCACAG ACCCAGATCACGACCCAGAACCTGCAGCAGCCCCAGTTCGCGGTTTCTGTTTTTTCCCAGTCCCGGCCacagcaccaacaccaacacGGTTCCCAGTTTCCAGCCCAGACACCAACTGTTCTTCACCTCCAATAAAAGGACACAGACAGACCGGCAGCCACTCCACCAGACCAACCACCAGACCAACCACCAGACCAACCACCAGACCAACCACTCAAGAAAAAACTTCAAAACTCAAACAGGTGAAATCTCCTTTCCAACAAACAATCAAATGAAGACGGACTGA
- the LOC121840691 gene encoding mucin-1-like isoform X2 yields the protein MIPSGSSGGIRQLIILIQHQHQSRSRVPVPVPAPAPIQIPGSSTTPSTSTNPDPGFQSQHQHQSRSRVPVPVPAPIQIPGSSPSTNPDPGFQYQSQHQHQSRSRVPVPVPVPAPIQIPGSSTSTSPSPSTRRGTEEGADHRPRSRPRTCSSPSSRFLFFPSPGHSTNTNTVPSFQPRHQLFFTSNKRTQTDRQPLHQTNHQTNHQTNHQTNHSRKNFKTQTGEISFPTNNQMKTD from the exons ATGATTCCATctgggtcatcaggagggatcagacAATTAATTATACTT ATCCAGCACCAGCACCAATCCAGATCCCGGGTTCCAGTACCAGTCCCAGCACCAGCACCAATCCAGATCCCGGGTTCCAGTACCACTCCCAGCACCAGCACCAATCCAGATCCCGGGTTCCAGTCCCAGCACCAGCACCAATCCAGATCCCGGGTTCCAGTACCAGTCCCAGCACCAATCCAGATCCCGGGTTCCAGTCCCAGCACCAATCCAGATCCCGGGTTCCAGTACCAGTCCCAGCACCAGCACCAATCCAGATCCCGGGTTCCAGtaccagtcccagtcccagcaccAATCCAGATCCCGGGttccagtaccagtaccagtcccagtcccagcaccAGACGAGGCACAGAGGAGGGAGCAGACCACAG ACCCAGATCACGACCCAGAACCTGCAGCAGCCCCAGTTCGCGGTTTCTGTTTTTTCCCAGTCCCGGCCacagcaccaacaccaacacGGTTCCCAGTTTCCAGCCCAGACACCAACTGTTCTTCACCTCCAATAAAAGGACACAGACAGACCGGCAGCCACTCCACCAGACCAACCACCAGACCAACCACCAGACCAACCACCAGACCAACCACTCAAGAAAAAACTTCAAAACTCAAACAGGTGAAATCTCCTTTCCAACAAACAATCAAATGAAGACGGACTGA
- the LOC112223420 gene encoding synaptopodin 2-like protein yields MVAEEVVVTLSGGAPWGFRLQGGVEQQTPLQVAKVRRRSKACRADLREEDELVAIGDHVCAELNHAQAMMLIDSHRHTLNLRVKRSGFHSVVLPGRIHTATHTDGPACFTLTSPPDSEAYYGETDSDADTHTHRRQRHTPPDARSPGRQQEEAETSEISGYESAPDGGVSLQGTWEQLPTLGNGGIQQWEQPTGSRTGGFQPGVPRREVVYQPQTQPPQARPEWTHPARPVLHHAQGEPVVGGEVEGDSGFQEAGGGVVLACSPLVSPERARGAMMLGSSSQMVPMVGAQLTPLSDELSATYKEKARQAKLQRGESVVDRQVKEARTKCRSIASLLTDAPYSNSKGVLMFKKRRQRAKKFTLTCFGRAEGEVGAETGGETEGEVGPETGGETEGEEEEGSSFPSGSEVDEEGFAGTFDPTWDSEYLDMLDRRSSACPSTYNSRPQTPTNQSSGLDSLAYQSPEMNMSFNQGSEMNAPAYQSPGLDYIAYQGKETKQYEQQRKLATPVTYNSAPNTSLTASLSNGGSAGMSQASVVLTSPSHTPIPPQPDLNTNPNPPGGIHNRTARPFTSGLAPSRPPASRVIFRPVQPTPGLTMVSKPTAAVSMVTIAPPRPSGAPEARRAVSSTSLYIPPRPTESILSPPPLVLSPPSSHTCTPFQPFPSPSVHTATFSPSSDCCSPSHYPPQPTQHFCSLTAPQPFSPPPAPIQHFSTPSQPFSPPPPHAPVYPSSAMAAQPFSPPSSSNQPFSPSSATPYIPSLAQTQPPPPLTFNSYVSMTNPAMVTPSTAQTPASDSLSSREQRIAVPASRTGILAEARRRSNKKPMFRPSVENKKDVSPNPALLELLQNPDAPTRIGPGPMGPSGGVSGEAGGESGPEEDWLKLGAEACNFMQAQRGSKPPPVAPKPQPPPQAPQLAGKGGQLFARRQSRMDRYVVETPSSPQPGPGHPRQPSPTPSLPSQFKYSSSCRAPPPISYNPLLSPSCPPQAQRQRAGVVGQGGGSAGHKAAPGGQKAQGIKALDFMSHQPYQLNSSLFSYGGGTPQGQNKMPRVYEVKRFSTPPPTGPAPTVIIPRSATTLGEPMWRSDVISLPPTATSCYQSLSTPPYQPQPQWVPPTPAPTGPLPQLPSFSSVHVPNPNPYPSQAHAPQQGNSQFKSAPDLSPLAHTPPRPASTQPSRVPRPKFSTSNLGLQPSVWRPGSPMT; encoded by the exons ATGGTAGCAGAGGAGGTGGTGGTCACTCTCTCAGGAGGGGCTCCATGGGGCTTCAGACTGCAAGGAGGAGTAGAGCAGCAAACACCACTACAGGTGGCCAAg gtgcGACGGCGCAGTAAGGCGTGCCGGGCCGacctgagggaggaggatgagttGGTTGCCATCGGCGACCATGTCTGTGCAGAGCTCAACCACGCTCAGGCGATGATGCTCATCGACTCCCATCGACACACTCTCAACCTCAGGGTCAAGAG gTCTGGGTTCCACTCTGTGGTCCTGCCGGGTCGgatacacacagccacacacactgaCGGGCCTGCCTGCTTCACCCTCACCTCCCCCCCTGACAGTGAGGCCTATTATGGAGAGACGGACAGCgatgcggacacacacacacaccgccgcCAGCGACACACTCCTCCGGATGCGCGCTCTCCCGGTCGCCAGCAGGAGGAGGCGGAGACTTCGGAGATAAGCGG gtatGAGAGCGCTCCAGATGGGGGCGTTTCCCTGCAGGGGACCTGGGAGCAACTACCCACACTGGGAAATGGGGGGATCCAACAGTGGGAGCAACCAACGGGATCAAGAACAGGGGGGTTTCAACCTGGAGTACCACGCAGGGAGGTGGTCTACCAACCCCAAACCCAACCCCCGCAGGCCCGGCCAGAGTGGACCCACCCAGCCCGGCCCGTCCTACACCATGCGCAGGGGGAGccggtggtgggaggagaggtggagggagacagtGGGTTCCAGGAGGCAGGGGGGGGTGTGGTTCTGGCCTGCTCACCCCTGGTGTCTCCAGAGCGGGCTAGAGGAGCCATGATGCTGGGCTCCAGCTCTCAGATGGTTCCCATGGTGGGCGCCCAGCTGACCCCTCTCAGTGATGAACTGTCTGCTACGTACAAGGAAAAGGCCCGGCAAGCCA agctgcagagaggagagagtgtggtaGACAGGCAGGTGAAAGAGGCTCGTACTAAATGTCGTTCCATCGCCTCCCTGCTCACCGACGCTCCGTACTCCAACTCCAAAGGAGTTCTCATGTTCAAGAAGAGACGCCAGCGTGCCAAGAAGTTCACCCTCACCTGTTTTGGCCGCGCGGAGGGGGAGGTGGGTgctgagactgggggagagacggagggggaggtgggtcctgagactgggggagagacggagggagaggaggaggaggggagttccTTCCCCTCGGGTTCAGAGGTGGATGAAGAGGGCTTTGCTGGAACCTTTGACCCCACCTGGGACAGCGAATACCTGGACATGCTGGATAGGAGGAGTTCTGCCTGCCCCTCCACCTATAACTCAAGGCCCCAAACACCAACTAATCAGAGCTCAGGGTTGGATTCCTTGGCCTATCAGAGCCCAGAGATGAACATGTCATTCAATCAGGGGTCTGAGATGAATGCCCCAGCCTATCAGAGCCCCGGGCTGGACTACATAGCCTATCAGGGGAAAGAGACAAAGCAGTATGAGCAGCAAAGGAAATTGGCCACTCCTGTCACCTACAactctgcccctaacacctccctgACTGCAAGTTTGTCCAATGGGGGCTCAGCAGGGATGAGTCAGGCCAGTGTGGTTCTGACTTCCCCCTCTCACACCCCTATCCCCCCCCAGCCTGAcctaaacactaaccctaacccgcCTGGGGGAATCCATAACCGCACGGCACGCCCCTTCACCTCAGGCCTCGCCCCATCTCGCCCCCCTGCCAGCCGTGTCATCTTCCGACCCGTCCAGCCCACTCCTGGCTTAACAATGGTTTCCAAACCCACTGCTGCGGTATCCATGGTAACCATCGCCCCCCCTCGCCCTTCAGGGGCGCCCGAGGCCAGGAGAGCGGTCTCCAGTACCTCCCTCTACATCCCCCCTAGACCTACTgaatccatcctctctcctcctcctcttgttctctctcctccatcctctcataCCTGCACTCCCTTTCAGCCTTTCCCTTCTCCCTCGGTCCATACTGCCaccttctctccttcttctgACTGCTGTTCTCCTTCTCATTATCCTCCTCAACCCACCCAACACTTCTGCTCCTTGACTGCTCCTCAaccattctctcctcctcctgcccccaTTCAACACTTCTCTACTCCTAGTCaacctttctcccctcctcctcctcatgccCCAGTCTATCCATCCTCTGCCATGGCTGCCcagcccttctctcctccttcttcctctaatcaacccttctctccatcctctgccACACCTTACATTCCCTCCCTTGCTCAGACCCAACCCCCTCCTCCCTTGACCTTCAACTCCTATGTCTCTATGACAAACCCTGCCATGGTGACCCCCTCCACTGCCCAGACCCCTGCCTCTGATTCATTGTCGTCCCGTGAGCAGCGTATCGCCGTCCCCGCCTCCAGAACAGGCATTCTCGCGGAGGCGCGTCGTCGCAGCAACAAGAAGCCTATGTTCCGTCCTTCTGTGGAGAACAAGAAGGACGTGTCTCCCAACCCGGCCCTGCTGGAGCTGCTCCAAAACCCGGATGCACCGACCAGGATAGGCCCAGGCCCCATGGGGCCTAGTGGAGGAGTTAGTGGGGAGGCTGGAGGTGAGTCAGGCCCTGAAGAGGACTGGTTGAAGCTGGGGGCTGAGGCCTGTAACTTCATGCAGGCACAGAGAGGCTCCAAGCCCCCTCCTGTGGCCCCTAAACCCCAGCCTCCTCCACAGGCACCCCAGCTAGCAGGGAAGGGGGGTCAGCTGTTCGCCCGTAGGCAGAGCAGGATGGATCGCTATGTGGTGGAGACCCCCTCCTCGCCCCAACCCGGTCCCGGGCACCCCCGCCAGCCCTCtcccacaccctccctcccctctcaatTCAAATACTCCTCCAGCTgcagagcccccccccccatcagctacaaccccctcctctccccctcctgcccTCCCCAGGCCCAGCGCCAGAGGGCGGGGGTAGTAGGACAGGGTGGGGGTTCAGCGGGGCATAAAGCCGCCCCTGGGGGTCAGAAGGCTCAAGGCATCAAGGCTCTGGACTTCATGAGTCACCAGCCCTATCAGCTAAACTCCTCCCTCTTCAGCTACGGGGGCGGGACTCCCCAGGGCCAAAACAAGATGCCACGTGTGTATGAGGTCAAACGTTTCTCCACACCACCTCCCACAGGCCCCGCCCCTACTGTCATCATCCCACGGTCAGCGACCACACTAGGAGAACCGATGTGGAGGTCTGATGTCATTTCTCTTCCCCCAACAGCCACTTCCTGCTACCAAtcactctctacccccccctaccAACCTCAGCCCCAGTGGGTCCCTCCTACTCCAGCCCCCACAGGCCCCCTCCCGCAGCTCCCGAGCTTCTCCTccgtccatgtccctaaccctaacccctacccctcccAGGCCCACGCCCCCCAACAAGGTAACAGTCAGTTTAAGAGTGCCCCTGATCTGAGCCCTTTGGCCCACACCCCACCTCGCCCCGCCTCCACGCAGCCCTCCAGAGTGCCTCGCCCCAAATTCAGCACCTCTAACTTGGGTCTGCAACCTAGCGTCTGGCGCCCCGGATCCCCCATGACCTAA